The sequence below is a genomic window from Candidatus Omnitrophota bacterium.
TCCAGGGCCGGTTTTTCTCCGGAAGAACTGACACTCCTCAAAAAGGCATACAAGATCATTTTCAGGAGTCCTCTCCTGAAGGACGAGGCGCTGAAAGAGGCGGAAAAACTGAATCAGACGCCGGCTTTGAAAAATCTTATAGAATTTGTCAGGAATTCCAAGCGCGGGATAACCCCGTCGAAATAATGATAAAGTTAAGGAGGATATGATGCAAAGGACACAATTTTTCGCGAAACCGAAGATCCAGATAAAGTATGTGCTGGTGACGGTGTTCATGGTTTTAATGGCGGCGGTGATCTCGGTGCTCGTGATGGATTACAGGATAACGCATTCCACATTCGCCGAGAATCTTTCCCTCGGAGAGGTGCAGGCGCTCGTGCATGAAACGCGGATGAGCGTGCTCTATATTTCGGGCATATTCCTTGTAATGGTTTTTATAAAGCTGACGCTTTTCTTTCACCATCTCATCGGCCCTCTGGTTGTGATAGAAAGGACGCTTGATATTATGAAGGAAGGTTATTTCGGAGGTAAAATCCGTCTCAGAAACAACGACGAGCTCAAAGACCTTGCCGAAAGCATTGAAGCGCTGGGCGAGATAATACTCAGGGAAAGCTCCGGCGCCCGTTCAAAAATAGATGAAGTGTCCAAAAAACTGGACGAGATGAAAGACAGGATAGGCGGGAAAGATTATACGGAAATGAAGCAGAAACTCGACGGCAGCATGGCTTTTTTTAAGGACCATTTCGGATCCGAGGCCGCCGCGAAGCTGATGAAAAAATGAATATAGCCGTTGTCACAACAGGCGGCGACGCTCCGGGAATGAACGCCGCTCTGCGTGCCGTGATAAGAACAGCCGTCTTCTGCGGCATGAGTGTGACGGGCGTGCGCCGGGGCTGGTGGGGTTTGCTGGAAGACGATTATACGAGCCTCAATTCGAAATCCGCGTCGGGCATAATATCATCGGGCGGCACCTTCCTCAAAACGCAGAGATGCCCGCTGTCAAAAACGACCGCGGGAATGAAAAAAATATCCGATACCCTGAGGAAGATAGCGCCGGACGGGCTCATCGTCATAGGCGGCGACGGTTCCATGAGGGCCGCCCACGCGGTGGCGAAAAAAAGCGGCGTTCCCGTCATAGGCATACCCGCCTCCATTGACAACGACATAGCCGGCACCGATGAGACCATAGGTTTTGACACGGCCGTAAACACGGCTCTTTCGGCGATAGACAAGATAAGGGACACTGCCACCTCTCATGACAGAGTTTTCATAGCCGAGGTGATGGGGCGGGATTCGGGCTTTCTGGCTCTTTCCGCGGGGCTGGCCGGCGGCGCCGAAATCATTCTTGTGCCGGAAATAAAAACGGATAAAAAAGAAGCGCTGAAAAAAATAAAAGCTTTGAAGTGCGGAAAATCATCCATCATCATCGTGATGGCCGAAGGCGCGGGCAAAGCGTCGGAGCTCGCCGAATATCTGAATAAATCCGCGGGACTGGAAGTGCGGATATCAAAACTCGGCTATATACAGCGCGGCGGTTCTCCGTCGGTGGATTCGCGTGTGCTGGCGGGGGTTCTGGGTTACGAGGCGGTGATGCTGCTTAAAAATAAAAAGAAAAATCTCATGTGCGCCTGGGTGAAGGACTCGTTCAAAACCGTGCCGCTGACATATCCGGCGACACATAAGAAAAAACTCAACGGACAATGGCTGAAGATCGCGGAGGTTCTCGCGGGGGGAAACAAATGATATCAGCCCGGGACAGCGACCGGATACAGAGTGAGATAATTAAAAAAATGTCAGGCCGTCAGCGTCTCGCGATAGCCTTCGGATTAAACGATTTCGCGAGAAAAATGATACGCGCCGATATTAAGAAAAGCAATCCCTCTATCAGCGATGAAGAGGCGGATAAACTCGTAGCGGAAAGATTCAGGAGATGAACCAGACAGAAATTTTCGGTTTCGTCGTAGAGACTCTCAAAAAACTCAAAATAAACTATATGATCGTCGGTTCGGTGGCGTCAACTGTTTACGGAAAACCGCGTTTAACCTATGATATGGATATACTGATCAACATAAAGGAAGACCAGTCCGGGGCTTTGGCGGGAAGTTTTGACAGCGATTGGTATGCCGACGCGGCAATGGTCAGGGAGGCTGTTGAAAAAAAGATGCCTTTTAATTTTATTCATATACCGAGCGGAAATAAAATAGATTTTTTCCCGGCGGGAGGCGGAGAATATGAGAAGGCCCAGTTTTTAAATAAAACGGAGCAGGAATTTGATGAAAAAAGGACGGCGTTTTTTTCCTCCGCGGAAGATGTTATCATAAAGAAACTGGATTATTACATGGATGGAGAATCGGATAAACACATAGAGGATATTAAGGGCATTCTGGAAGTGCGAGGCGGGAAATTGAATTTGAAATACATTGATTACTGGGCGGAAAAGAAGGGCTCTTTGCCGATTTGGAAAAAAATTAAAGAAGAGGGGGAAAAATGAAAAAGATTTTAATTGTGATGACGGCGATGATGCTGATGACGGGTATCGCGAAAGCTGACTGGATAAGTGAGGCTAAAACCAAAACAGAGGCGCTGCTTGAGCCGCTCGCCGGTGATCTGGGCGCGGCTCTGGGCGGCGGAATGTATGAGCCGGTCAAGAACGGCGGCCTCTTCGGCTTTGATGTGGGAATAAGGACAAGTTTCGCGGGCATTTCCAATAAAACAAAAGCAAACATTACTCAGTTGAACGACAGTAATTATATTCCTGCCGCGTGGCTTTACGCCTCAAAGGGACTTCCTTTCGGCATAGATGTTTTCGCGCGCTATGCGTCGCTTAAAATAGAATCTTCCGCTGAGAGCATCGATCTTCTCGGAGTCGGTGTTCAGTACACGGTGATAAGTGACAAACTGATAAAGCCCATTCCCGGCGTGTCTCTCCTTGCCGCGGTCAACAATCTTTCAGCTCCGGGCCTTGACGCACAGACGATTTCCGCCGCCGCCACGGTCAGCAAAAAACTTCCCTTTATCACGCCTTTTGCGACGCTGGCAATGGATAAAACCACAATGGAAGTCGTAACCGGGTTAGGAACCGTAAAGCCGGAAAAAACACAGAACCGTATTCTCGCCGGCATAGAGCTGCGCCTCATACCGTTCACATACTTCAACATAGCGGCATCAAAAAGCGGTTCCGATACGGGCTTTCAGCTCGGCATAGGAATCAAGAACTGATATCTTGTGCCCGGAATAGGAATAGACATAGCCGAAGTAAAGCGTTTCCGCCAGCTGAGCAAGCGTTTTCTCAACAGGGTTTATACTGACGAGGAAATAGCTTACTGCAACAAGAGCAGCCGGCCGGAGATGCATTTTGCCGCGCGGTTCGCGGCGAAAGAGGCCGTTATAAAAGCTACGACAAAGACGGACATAGCCCTCAAGGACATCTATGTAAAAAATAGGGCATCCGGCGCTCCCGAAGTCTTTATAAAAGGCAAAAAGAAAAAATTTCACATATCCATATCCCACACGAAAGATATTGCCGTCGCCGTGGTCATATCTCTTTAATTAGGCAAAGAGAAAAGGAGTAAAAATGCTTTCAACAAAAACGCTATGGCTCCAGCTCGGATTTATTTTTTTGTTAAATTCCTGCGCTTCTACAAAAATCGCGCATACAGATAAATTGGATGTTACTAAAAAATTTGTTATAGCTGTTGTCGATTTTAGCAATAATTCGCCGAATAAAAACTGGGCTTATTTGGAATCTGTTATTCCTAATATAATTTCTTCTCAGATGGCAGAAAAAAGCAATTTTAAGATCGTAGAAAGACAGCAGTTAAATAGTGTGATGGCTGAATTAAAATTATCGCAAACAGGCATCTTTGATAAATCCGGTATGCAGGAATTGGGGAAACTTACAGGGGCAAATGCTATCATAACAGGTAATGTGACTCAATTGGCTTCAACCTTAGTGATTTCCGCGCGAATAATCAAAGTTGAAACGGGGGAAGTCGTCGGCGGGGCTACAGTGAACGGCGAAAGCGAAAAAGAATTACACGCGATGTTAGAGCGGTTAACTGGGAAAATACAAGTTCAATTAATTCAAAAATAGCATTTATGCGCGCTCTATCTCTATCATTATTCTTTCTGTTTTTTTCACTCGATGCATTAGCGATATCAGAAACTAAAAAAGTTGCCGTTCTAAATATAGAGAATATTATTCCACCGGAAAAGATCAGTTCCTCTCATGTAGGCCTGTATAATGTGGATAGCAAATATGATTATATGGAGCAGGCCCTGACAGATATGCTGATCAGCGATCTTTTCAGGACTGAAGGGATAGAGCTCCTGGAGAGAAGCAAGCTGGACAAACTGCTGGATGAAATAGGACTCAGTAAAACAGGGATAATAGACGAGAAAGCGCTTAAGCAGTCCGGCAAAGTGATCCCGGCGGATTATTTACTGTATGGCTATCTTGAAAAGGAAAAAGATGATTTTGCGATCCGGCTCAAGGTGTTTAACATTTTATCCAATGAAATCACGGAATTAAAAAAGGGGATCGCCGGGGAAAATAATTTATTCGGATTATCCAGAGAACTGCTCAAAGCTTTCGCTGATCATTCCGGGATAAAAGTAACAATCAAAGCCGATAAAGTAGGAATATCGCAAAACAGCACGTTGGCGATTTTACCTTTCTGTAATAACAGCAGAACTGATAAGTTTGATTATTTACAGGCAGGCTTAGCAGAACTCATATCGGCAGATCTGTCCAATTGTAATTTTTTTAGAATTATTGAACGGCAAAGAATAGAGGTTATCCTAGACGAAATGGAATTATCCTTGCGTGGATTTGTGGATGAAGCCACTTCGGTTGCGATCGGCAGATTATTGGGAGCGGATTATATTTTGTTGGGAAGTTTTTTTCAGGTGGGGGAACAAATACGCATAGACGCAAGAATTGTCGAAGTTGAAACAAGCGAGACTGTGCTTGCTTCTTCTGTGGAAGGTGCGGCAAAAGAGCTTTTTCAGCTTCAGGAAGGCCTAATTGAAAAAATTACTGCCCGTATGGGACAGCTAAAAACTGATGGGAAAAAGCTCTTTTGCCGCACCTTCCAC
It includes:
- a CDS encoding 6-phosphofructokinase; its protein translation is MNIAVVTTGGDAPGMNAALRAVIRTAVFCGMSVTGVRRGWWGLLEDDYTSLNSKSASGIISSGGTFLKTQRCPLSKTTAGMKKISDTLRKIAPDGLIVIGGDGSMRAAHAVAKKSGVPVIGIPASIDNDIAGTDETIGFDTAVNTALSAIDKIRDTATSHDRVFIAEVMGRDSGFLALSAGLAGGAEIILVPEIKTDKKEALKKIKALKCGKSSIIIVMAEGAGKASELAEYLNKSAGLEVRISKLGYIQRGGSPSVDSRVLAGVLGYEAVMLLKNKKKNLMCAWVKDSFKTVPLTYPATHKKKLNGQWLKIAEVLAGGNK
- the acpS gene encoding holo-[acyl-carrier-protein] synthase; this encodes MPGIGIDIAEVKRFRQLSKRFLNRVYTDEEIAYCNKSSRPEMHFAARFAAKEAVIKATTKTDIALKDIYVKNRASGAPEVFIKGKKKKFHISISHTKDIAVAVVISL